In Thermoanaerobacterium xylanolyticum LX-11, the genomic window TAGGAGAGTGTAAGACGGAGAGAGAAGTTGCAGACAGGATAATAAAGATTGCTGAAGAAAATGGCTTTATAAATTTAGAAACAGCTACAAACTTAAAGCCAGGCACAAAGGTGTACTATGACAATAAAGGCAAATCGGTAATTTTAGCTGTTATTGGAAAAGATTCTGTCCGCAATGGATTTAAAGCAGCAGCCGCTCATATAGATTCACCAAGGATTGATTTAAAACCAAATCCATTATACGAAGATAGTGGTCTTGCTCTTTTTAAGACACATTATTATGGGGGGATTAAGAAATACCAGTGGGTTACGATACCATTGGCATTGCACGGAGTTGTCATAAAAGAAAGTGGCGAAAAAGTCGTTTTTAACCTTGGAGAAGATGAAAAAGATCCTGTGCTATATATAACTGATTTACTGCCTCACCTTGGAAAAGATCAAATGGAGAAAAAAGCTGCTGACGTGGTCACTGGAGAAGCATTGAATCCAGTCATAGGAAATATGCCTTTGTCTGAAGACGTTTCTGTAAAGCCAAATTTATTGAAAATTTTAAACGAGAAATATGGGATAGTGGAAGAAGATTTTATAAGTGCTGAGTTGGAGTTGGTGCCAGCACATAAACCAAGGGATATAGGCTTTGACAGAAGTATGATAGGTGCTTACGGACAAGATGATAGGATATGCGCTTATGACGTACTTAGAGCTATTTTAGATGTTGACAATCCTGAAAAGACTGCAGTAGCTATATTTGCTGACAAAGAAGAGATAGGAAGCATGGGAAATACAGGATTGCAGTCCAGATTTTTTGAAAATGCTATAGCGGAAATCTTGGAAAAGCAAGAAGGCAGCACTGATATAAAGCTTAGAGCAGCCATGAGAAATGCAGAATTGTTATCTGCAGATGTAAATGCTGGCTTTGATCCTTTATACCCTGATGTAAGTGAAAAACTTAACAGCTCATATATAGGAAATGGTGTATGCCTGACGAAGTACACAGGTTCACGTGGAAAAAGTGGATCAAATGATGCAAATGCTGAGTTTGTGGCAAAAGTGAGAAAGATATTTAATGAAAATAATGTAGTATGGCAGACAGGAGAGCTTGGAAAAGTTGACAT contains:
- a CDS encoding aminopeptidase → MESGELKDIEKRLGYKSKNGWLKVNDDEREKIFEYAEDYKAFIGECKTEREVADRIIKIAEENGFINLETATNLKPGTKVYYDNKGKSVILAVIGKDSVRNGFKAAAAHIDSPRIDLKPNPLYEDSGLALFKTHYYGGIKKYQWVTIPLALHGVVIKESGEKVVFNLGEDEKDPVLYITDLLPHLGKDQMEKKAADVVTGEALNPVIGNMPLSEDVSVKPNLLKILNEKYGIVEEDFISAELELVPAHKPRDIGFDRSMIGAYGQDDRICAYDVLRAILDVDNPEKTAVAIFADKEEIGSMGNTGLQSRFFENAIAEILEKQEGSTDIKLRAAMRNAELLSADVNAGFDPLYPDVSEKLNSSYIGNGVCLTKYTGSRGKSGSNDANAEFVAKVRKIFNENNVVWQTGELGKVDIGGGGTVALFAANYGMEVIDCGIALLSMHSPYELSSKLDLYMGYKAYRSFLLSR